One genomic segment of Longimicrobium sp. includes these proteins:
- a CDS encoding alpha-ketoacid dehydrogenase subunit beta, translating into MATVIEKPEHVRLTEQGKPVTLLEAIREGMWEEMERDERVFVMGEDIGAYGGAFKMTDGFLDRFGGMRVIDTPISETGFTGAAAGAAHMGMRPIVEMQFMDFVSTAYDIITNYIATSRYRGSGGVPMVIRGPTGGGVRGGPFHSQNPEMAFFHTPGLKIVYPSTAHDAKGLIKAAIRDDDPVLFFEHKWLYRRPQLREVLPQDDYVVPLGKARTHREGTDLTIVTYAAMVHKSAEAAEILQKEDGLSVEVIDLRTLLPLDEDAILQSVKKTNRLLVVHEDTRTGGIAGEIAMRVNEKAWEWLDAPVLRVAAADAPVPYSPPLEDYFLPQVEDVVKAARHLAAY; encoded by the coding sequence ATGGCGACCGTGATTGAAAAGCCCGAGCACGTCCGTCTGACGGAGCAGGGCAAGCCCGTCACCCTGCTCGAGGCGATCCGCGAGGGGATGTGGGAGGAGATGGAGCGCGACGAGCGCGTCTTCGTGATGGGCGAAGACATCGGCGCGTACGGGGGAGCCTTCAAGATGACGGACGGCTTCCTGGACCGTTTCGGCGGCATGCGGGTGATCGACACCCCCATCAGCGAGACGGGGTTCACCGGCGCGGCGGCGGGCGCGGCCCACATGGGGATGCGGCCCATCGTGGAGATGCAGTTCATGGACTTCGTCTCCACGGCGTACGACATCATCACCAACTACATCGCCACCAGCCGGTACCGCGGCAGCGGCGGCGTGCCAATGGTGATCCGCGGCCCCACGGGCGGCGGCGTGCGCGGCGGGCCGTTCCACAGCCAGAACCCCGAGATGGCGTTCTTCCACACGCCGGGGCTCAAGATCGTCTATCCCTCCACGGCGCACGACGCCAAGGGGCTGATCAAGGCGGCGATCCGCGACGATGACCCGGTGCTGTTCTTCGAGCACAAGTGGCTGTACCGCCGGCCGCAGCTGCGCGAGGTGCTTCCGCAGGACGACTACGTGGTTCCGCTGGGCAAGGCGCGCACGCACCGCGAGGGAACGGACCTGACCATCGTTACCTACGCGGCGATGGTGCACAAGAGCGCCGAGGCCGCCGAGATCCTGCAGAAGGAGGACGGCCTGTCGGTGGAGGTGATCGACCTGCGCACGCTGCTGCCGCTGGACGAGGACGCCATCCTGCAGTCGGTGAAGAAAACCAACCGCCTGCTGGTCGTGCACGAGGACACGCGCACCGGCGGCATTGCGGGTGAGATCGCCATGCGCGTGAACGAAAAGGCGTGGGAGTGGCTGGATGCGCCCGTACTGCGCGTGGCCGCCGCCGACGCGCCCGTTCCGTACTCGCCGCCGCTGGAAGACTACTTCCTGCCGCAGGTGGAGGACGTGGTGAAGGCCGCGCGGCACCTGGCCGCATACTGA
- a CDS encoding fibronectin type III domain-containing protein, which yields MKQRFIPRPVVLGIILVLGALSACDRADPLMPTDAPAAQVQPGDARALEVKFREGLAVRHSGGALASARGASLDGVTALLDSRQGIVVQPLFTGGSELDRLAEAALSSGEAPPDLRSWYRVVAPTAADAERLLGELKARPEVEHAYPAPVPAPPPGLFTMAGTPDFTGQQGYLGAPPTGTDAAWARTLPGGGGAGVMVVDLEYDWYLAHEDLGLPLSTQIGTGVRYTGYGNHHGTAVLGELAGRVNGLGVSGGVPDAQVRVIPPIYGGYYNPANAVAEAAAIMSPGDVLLIEQQASSPTGTYVPLEVLQSVFDATRAATLAGRVVVAAAGNGGQNLDDPAMNGLFNRNIRDSGALIVGAGSSLHARLYFSCYGSRVDVQGWGQGVTTTGYGGLFGTGFANYYTGSFNGTSSASPIVAAAVAAVQGRRKARGLAPLGAVQVRALLAATGTPQTGDTTQHIGPFPNFRAALAEATAPAAPDSVAAALLSATAIRVSWATTGADSVSHFEVRRRTMNADSTWGPWVVAGSPGGLARAYDDAGLTTGSTYQHRVRACNGTLCSTFRVGGAIALAQPTAPVNLALSPLSGTELLLTWSDGRANETGFRLVRRQLLADGTWSAYQQVAAPNANATRHTDTGLTPGTAYRYRLDACNGAGCSGTRSAPVVMPSVPAVPSPVAASVVSPSSIRVLWTDASANETVFVITRRMRNADGSWAAWGDRGRVRANLTSFADSAAPGVYQYLVRACDRPLCSTWTTAAQVELPPPPGTPGGVTATAVSATAAQVKWTDASINENSFQVVRRLQNLDGSWPPLQTVATLPANSTSFQNGGLLPGRVYDYRVRACAGAVCSPWSTVARVALP from the coding sequence ATGAAGCAACGGTTCATCCCGCGCCCCGTCGTGCTGGGGATCATCCTGGTGCTCGGCGCCCTTTCGGCCTGCGACCGCGCAGACCCGCTGATGCCCACCGACGCCCCGGCCGCCCAGGTGCAGCCCGGGGACGCGCGTGCGCTGGAGGTGAAGTTCCGGGAGGGGCTGGCCGTGCGCCACTCCGGCGGGGCGCTCGCCAGCGCCCGCGGCGCCAGCCTGGACGGGGTAACGGCCCTGCTGGACTCCCGCCAGGGCATCGTGGTGCAGCCGCTCTTCACCGGCGGAAGCGAGCTGGACCGCCTGGCCGAGGCGGCGCTGTCGTCCGGGGAGGCGCCGCCGGACCTGCGCTCGTGGTACCGGGTGGTGGCTCCCACGGCTGCCGACGCCGAACGGCTGCTCGGGGAGCTGAAGGCGCGCCCCGAGGTGGAGCACGCCTACCCCGCCCCCGTGCCCGCGCCGCCGCCGGGGTTGTTCACGATGGCCGGCACTCCCGACTTCACCGGACAGCAGGGATACCTGGGCGCTCCGCCCACGGGGACCGACGCCGCCTGGGCCCGCACGCTGCCGGGCGGCGGGGGGGCCGGTGTGATGGTGGTGGACCTGGAATACGACTGGTACCTGGCGCACGAGGACCTCGGGCTCCCCCTATCGACGCAGATCGGCACCGGCGTACGGTATACGGGCTACGGGAACCACCACGGAACGGCGGTGCTGGGAGAGCTCGCGGGCCGCGTGAACGGGCTCGGGGTGAGCGGAGGCGTTCCCGATGCGCAGGTACGGGTGATCCCGCCCATCTACGGCGGCTACTACAATCCCGCGAACGCCGTCGCCGAAGCCGCGGCCATTATGTCACCAGGCGACGTGCTCCTGATCGAGCAGCAGGCCTCGAGCCCGACCGGGACGTACGTGCCGCTGGAGGTGCTGCAGTCGGTGTTCGACGCCACGCGGGCCGCCACCCTGGCGGGGCGGGTGGTAGTGGCGGCCGCGGGCAACGGCGGGCAGAACCTGGACGACCCCGCGATGAACGGCCTGTTCAACCGGAACATCCGGGATTCCGGCGCGCTCATCGTCGGTGCGGGAAGCTCGCTTCACGCGCGGCTTTACTTCTCGTGCTACGGCTCCCGGGTCGACGTCCAGGGGTGGGGCCAGGGCGTCACCACCACGGGATACGGCGGCCTGTTCGGGACAGGGTTCGCCAACTACTACACGGGCTCGTTCAACGGCACTTCGAGCGCGTCGCCCATCGTCGCCGCCGCGGTCGCCGCCGTCCAGGGCCGCCGCAAGGCCAGGGGACTGGCGCCGCTCGGGGCGGTGCAGGTGCGGGCCCTGCTGGCGGCCACGGGAACGCCCCAGACCGGCGACACGACGCAGCACATCGGGCCGTTCCCCAACTTTCGCGCGGCCCTGGCCGAGGCGACGGCACCGGCGGCCCCGGACAGCGTTGCCGCGGCACTGCTCTCGGCCACCGCCATCCGCGTTTCATGGGCCACCACGGGGGCGGATTCGGTCTCGCACTTCGAAGTGCGCCGACGTACCATGAACGCCGACTCCACCTGGGGTCCGTGGGTCGTGGCCGGCTCGCCGGGGGGCCTGGCCCGCGCCTACGACGACGCCGGACTGACCACGGGGAGCACGTACCAGCACCGCGTCCGGGCGTGCAACGGGACGCTCTGCTCCACGTTCAGGGTGGGCGGAGCGATCGCCCTGGCCCAGCCGACCGCGCCCGTGAACCTGGCCTTGAGCCCGCTCTCCGGCACGGAACTGCTGCTGACCTGGAGTGACGGCCGCGCGAACGAAACCGGATTCCGCCTCGTTCGCCGCCAGCTGCTCGCCGACGGCACCTGGAGCGCGTACCAGCAGGTGGCCGCGCCGAACGCCAACGCCACGCGCCACACCGATACGGGGCTGACCCCCGGGACCGCCTACCGATACAGGCTGGACGCCTGCAATGGCGCGGGGTGCTCGGGGACGAGAAGCGCGCCCGTGGTGATGCCGTCCGTCCCGGCCGTGCCTTCACCGGTCGCCGCCAGCGTGGTGTCGCCGTCCAGCATCCGCGTGTTGTGGACCGACGCGAGCGCCAACGAGACCGTGTTCGTCATTACCCGGCGCATGCGCAACGCGGACGGCAGCTGGGCGGCATGGGGCGACCGAGGAAGGGTGCGCGCGAACCTCACCTCGTTCGCGGACAGCGCGGCGCCAGGCGTGTACCAGTACCTGGTCCGCGCCTGCGACCGCCCCCTCTGCTCCACCTGGACGACGGCCGCACAGGTCGAGTTGCCCCCGCCGCCCGGCACCCCAGGCGGAGTAACCGCGACGGCGGTATCGGCGACGGCCGCCCAGGTGAAGTGGACGGACGCCAGCATCAACGAAAACTCGTTCCAGGTGGTACGCCGGCTGCAGAACTTGGACGGGAGCTGGCCGCCGCTGCAGACCGTGGCGACGCTGCCGGCCAATTCGACCTCCTTCCAGAACGGGGGGCTGCTGCCGGGGCGGGTGTACGACTACCGGGTGCGAGCCTGCGCCGGGGCGGTGTGCTCGCCCTGGAGCACCGTGGCGCGGGTAGCGCTGCCCTGA
- a CDS encoding ATP-binding protein — protein MAERQFFGRAQEIQVIERELKRPRPSVVIVRGRRRVGKSRLLVEATRSHPTIYYQATRIAESMSLQLFKVEASRLVGSDPLLESLNDWLAVLTYLEQTAASSMPGLTVVLDEFPYLCDTDPALPSVLQKFCDGVRERGTPMNVVLCGSKISFMEELLGEKNPLHGRQTLELDLGPLSFRDAAQFFPQWNTDEKLRAYGVLGGIPYYLNLCDPEFTLRENIMDLVLTMGAPLSDEPNNLLQAELRDVTRYATILRSVADGCTDSGTIIGRVRELKDSSALAPYVQKLAELRLIRIVRSLDATERERDRRYYLDDPFLAFWYRFYLPNVSPLAAGHWDDVWRHKIDPHMDDHMGGMFEWICRDYARRYINEVLPTAAQEVGQIWAANFDVDIVGRLLNGAAFAGECKWWSRPVGLNVLEHLRETVAQTTYERDAAERYYLLFSRSGFTPELKRIARRDPNVRLVGPAELLGPPPAR, from the coding sequence ATGGCGGAGAGGCAGTTTTTCGGGCGAGCGCAGGAAATCCAGGTTATCGAACGCGAGTTGAAGCGCCCCCGCCCGTCGGTCGTGATCGTGCGGGGGCGCCGTCGCGTGGGAAAGTCGCGCCTGCTGGTGGAGGCCACCCGCTCGCACCCGACGATCTACTACCAGGCCACCAGGATCGCCGAATCCATGAGCCTCCAGCTGTTCAAGGTCGAGGCGTCACGCCTGGTGGGCTCGGATCCGCTGCTGGAGTCGCTGAACGACTGGCTGGCCGTGCTCACCTACCTGGAGCAGACCGCCGCCAGCAGCATGCCGGGGCTGACGGTGGTCCTCGACGAGTTCCCATACCTGTGCGACACGGACCCGGCGCTTCCCTCCGTGCTCCAGAAGTTCTGCGACGGCGTGCGGGAGCGGGGCACCCCGATGAACGTGGTGCTGTGCGGCTCCAAGATCTCGTTCATGGAGGAGCTGCTGGGCGAAAAGAACCCGCTGCACGGCCGCCAGACGCTGGAACTGGATCTCGGGCCGCTTTCGTTTCGCGATGCCGCGCAGTTCTTCCCGCAGTGGAATACCGACGAAAAGCTGCGCGCCTACGGGGTGCTGGGGGGCATTCCGTACTACCTGAACCTGTGCGACCCTGAATTCACGCTCAGGGAGAACATCATGGACCTGGTGCTCACGATGGGCGCGCCGCTCAGCGACGAGCCCAACAACCTGCTCCAGGCGGAACTCCGCGACGTCACGCGCTACGCGACCATCCTCCGCTCGGTCGCCGACGGGTGCACGGACTCGGGAACGATCATCGGGCGCGTCCGGGAGCTCAAGGATTCCAGCGCGCTGGCGCCGTACGTACAAAAGCTCGCGGAGCTGCGGCTGATCCGGATCGTGCGGTCGCTGGACGCCACGGAGCGGGAGCGCGACAGGCGGTACTACCTGGACGATCCATTCCTGGCGTTCTGGTACCGGTTCTACCTGCCGAATGTATCTCCCCTGGCCGCCGGGCACTGGGACGACGTCTGGCGCCACAAGATCGATCCACACATGGACGATCACATGGGCGGGATGTTCGAATGGATCTGCCGCGACTACGCGCGCCGGTACATCAACGAAGTGCTGCCCACCGCGGCGCAGGAGGTGGGGCAGATCTGGGCCGCCAACTTCGACGTCGACATCGTGGGACGGCTGCTGAACGGGGCGGCGTTCGCGGGAGAATGCAAGTGGTGGAGCCGGCCGGTGGGACTGAATGTGCTGGAGCACCTTCGCGAAACCGTCGCCCAGACGACGTACGAGCGCGACGCCGCCGAGCGGTACTACCTGCTGTTCTCGCGCTCCGGGTTCACCCCCGAGCTGAAGCGGATCGCGAGGCGGGACCCGAACGTTCGGCTGGTCGGTCCCGCGGAGCTGCTCGGCCCTCCGCCCGCACGATGA
- a CDS encoding ABC transporter permease subunit/CPBP intramembrane protease — protein MRWATVRTVLAKELRETLRDRRTLFMMLVIPTLLYPAMMVLAEQLALFGQRRLGAEQARVAVTGADAPLVRFLDADSAIRVISAESASVDAVRQGDVDAALVIGAAGAAPGGDGGTRSIALLYDASNDRSQRAQGVTRERLDEWGDTLLSRRLRARGLPAGFATPIAVADSSVATAEEAGGYALGRFLPLILVMMTLLGAFYPAIDLAAGEKERGTLETLLTAAVPAREIVAGKFAAVALIGIVAAAANLLSMLLTFQSGVFRFARAANVRFTLPLESAALILLALVPLAVLFSALFLGIAVRAQSFKEAQNALTPAQLAAILPVLVVTLPGIDFTPALAVVPVVGIAMFFRELMAGQAPLVASLLAFAATIAYAALALAYAARAFGREDVLFGGGSGTAAAGGSWGERLRTWRAAPRGVPLPAEALAFIALVALLYFHLGTRLQADLGERGLLISQWLLLALPAVAFATLGPYQPRNALALRAPAPRALAAALLIALGGIPVGWLIGWLQLQMFEGGMESLGYLEKLLTATDARRAMWLFFLAALTPAICEELVFRGVLLQSLGREMRAWRAIVVTAAVFGAFHLSFETALRFLPTAWVGLLMGYVAWHSRSIFASMLMHFANNAFVVLLLWQPGVRRAVLSGGSLSWPLVLGGVVLLAAGIRLLPRREPEREPEPLDASQSS, from the coding sequence ATGCGCTGGGCCACGGTGCGCACGGTGCTGGCCAAGGAGCTTCGCGAAACGCTGCGCGATCGGCGCACGCTGTTCATGATGCTGGTGATCCCCACGCTGCTGTACCCGGCCATGATGGTGCTGGCCGAGCAGCTGGCCCTGTTCGGGCAGCGGCGGCTGGGGGCCGAGCAGGCGCGCGTGGCCGTCACCGGCGCCGACGCCCCGCTGGTCCGCTTCCTGGACGCCGACTCGGCCATCCGCGTGATCTCGGCCGAGAGCGCCTCGGTGGATGCCGTCCGCCAGGGCGACGTGGACGCGGCCCTGGTCATCGGCGCCGCGGGCGCGGCCCCGGGCGGAGACGGGGGGACGCGGAGCATCGCGCTGCTGTACGATGCGTCCAACGACCGTTCGCAGCGCGCGCAGGGGGTGACGCGCGAGCGGCTGGACGAGTGGGGGGACACGCTGCTCTCGCGGCGGCTGCGGGCCCGGGGCCTTCCCGCCGGCTTCGCCACGCCCATCGCCGTCGCCGATTCGTCCGTCGCCACGGCCGAGGAGGCGGGGGGATACGCGCTGGGCCGCTTCCTCCCCCTGATCCTGGTGATGATGACGCTGCTGGGCGCCTTCTATCCGGCGATCGATCTGGCGGCGGGGGAAAAGGAGCGGGGCACGCTGGAAACGCTGCTGACCGCGGCCGTGCCGGCGCGGGAGATCGTGGCCGGCAAGTTCGCCGCGGTGGCGCTGATCGGCATCGTGGCCGCCGCGGCCAACCTGCTCAGCATGCTGCTCACCTTCCAGTCGGGCGTATTCCGCTTCGCCCGGGCGGCGAACGTGCGGTTCACGCTGCCGCTGGAATCGGCCGCGCTGATCCTGCTGGCCCTGGTGCCGCTGGCCGTCCTCTTCTCCGCGCTGTTCCTGGGGATCGCCGTCCGCGCGCAGTCGTTCAAGGAGGCGCAGAACGCGCTGACCCCGGCGCAGCTGGCGGCCATCCTTCCCGTGCTGGTGGTCACGCTTCCGGGGATCGACTTCACCCCCGCGCTGGCGGTGGTGCCGGTGGTGGGCATCGCCATGTTCTTCCGCGAATTGATGGCGGGGCAGGCGCCGCTGGTGGCGTCGCTGCTGGCGTTCGCGGCCACCATCGCCTACGCCGCGCTGGCGCTGGCCTACGCGGCCCGCGCGTTCGGGCGCGAGGACGTACTGTTCGGCGGCGGCTCGGGGACGGCGGCCGCCGGCGGCTCGTGGGGCGAGCGGCTGCGGACGTGGCGCGCCGCCCCGCGCGGGGTACCGCTTCCGGCGGAGGCGCTGGCCTTCATCGCCCTGGTCGCCCTGCTGTACTTTCACCTGGGCACGCGGCTGCAGGCGGACCTGGGGGAGCGCGGGCTCCTGATCTCGCAGTGGCTGCTGCTTGCCCTTCCGGCGGTCGCCTTCGCCACGCTGGGACCGTATCAGCCCCGCAACGCGCTGGCCCTGCGCGCGCCGGCGCCGCGTGCCCTCGCCGCGGCCCTGCTGATCGCGCTGGGGGGAATTCCGGTGGGATGGCTGATTGGCTGGCTGCAGCTGCAGATGTTCGAGGGCGGGATGGAGAGCCTGGGCTACCTGGAAAAGCTGCTGACGGCCACGGATGCACGACGCGCGATGTGGCTGTTCTTCCTGGCCGCGCTGACGCCCGCCATCTGCGAGGAATTGGTGTTCCGGGGCGTACTGCTGCAGTCGCTGGGTCGCGAGATGCGCGCGTGGCGGGCCATCGTGGTGACGGCGGCCGTGTTCGGCGCGTTTCACCTGTCGTTCGAGACGGCCCTGCGCTTTCTGCCCACGGCGTGGGTGGGGCTGCTGATGGGGTACGTGGCCTGGCACTCGCGCTCGATCTTCGCGAGCATGCTGATGCACTTCGCCAACAACGCGTTCGTGGTGCTGCTGCTCTGGCAGCCCGGCGTGCGCCGCGCGGTGCTGAGCGGCGGGTCGCTGTCGTGGCCGCTCGTGCTGGGCGGAGTGGTGCTGCTGGCCGCCGGAATCCGGCTGCTGCCGCGGCGAGAGCCGGAGCGGGAACCGGAGCCACTCGACGCGAGCCAGTCATCCTGA
- a CDS encoding dihydrolipoamide acetyltransferase family protein translates to MARVEVPMPQMGESIAEGTVSVWRKKVGDRVERDEPIMEISTDKVDAEIPSPVAGVLAEVVVNEGQTVEVGTVVAYIETEAGAGAAAAPSAPSAPASSGDHIEVPGERTTSMPESGVGQVETGGTGMPADGRGQSDPVGTAVSGSGAAGSGGAGQAAGAPLGDGPHTLEERLRTKSTPLVRKIAAEHNVAVHQVPGTGRNGRVTKEDILKFVEEQKSAPAAAPATPAPAAPAQRPAAPAPSYEGGFPFPWDEFYGTPQHPAVTAGPNDRVEPASRMTQIIANNMVQSRRISPHVHSYFEVDYSRLDIIRGKNKKLWADQGVKITYTHFIAWAVARGLREHPKLNASYGNHEVIYRADVNLGIAVALDHGLIVPVIKQADELSLVGLAKRLNDIATRARNKQLKPDEIQGGTFTITNPGIFGTTIGFPIISQPQVAILGVGGVEMRPAVVTDEYGNHAIVPRKRGYISLGYDHRLVNGADGDQFLARVKQLLETFPEQA, encoded by the coding sequence ATGGCCCGTGTAGAAGTCCCGATGCCCCAGATGGGCGAGTCCATCGCCGAGGGCACCGTTTCGGTATGGCGCAAGAAGGTGGGCGACCGCGTGGAGCGCGACGAGCCCATCATGGAGATTTCCACCGACAAGGTGGATGCCGAGATCCCGTCGCCCGTAGCCGGCGTGCTGGCCGAGGTGGTGGTGAACGAGGGCCAGACGGTCGAAGTGGGCACCGTCGTCGCCTACATCGAGACGGAAGCGGGCGCCGGCGCGGCTGCGGCTCCCTCCGCTCCTTCGGCCCCCGCCTCGTCCGGGGACCACATCGAGGTGCCGGGCGAGCGCACCACCTCCATGCCGGAGTCCGGCGTGGGCCAGGTGGAGACCGGCGGCACCGGGATGCCCGCGGACGGCCGCGGCCAGTCGGACCCGGTGGGCACCGCGGTTTCCGGCTCCGGCGCGGCGGGCAGCGGCGGCGCGGGCCAGGCCGCGGGTGCGCCCCTGGGCGATGGGCCCCACACACTGGAAGAGCGGCTGCGGACGAAAAGCACGCCGCTGGTGCGGAAGATCGCCGCGGAGCACAACGTGGCGGTGCACCAGGTGCCCGGCACGGGACGCAACGGCCGCGTGACCAAGGAAGACATCCTCAAGTTCGTCGAGGAGCAGAAGTCCGCGCCCGCCGCGGCCCCGGCGACGCCGGCTCCGGCCGCTCCTGCCCAGCGCCCGGCCGCGCCCGCGCCTTCGTACGAGGGCGGCTTCCCGTTCCCGTGGGACGAGTTCTACGGCACGCCGCAGCACCCGGCCGTCACCGCCGGGCCCAACGACCGCGTGGAGCCTGCGTCGCGCATGACGCAGATCATCGCCAACAACATGGTGCAGTCGCGGCGCATCAGCCCGCACGTGCACTCGTACTTCGAGGTCGACTACTCGCGGCTCGACATCATCCGCGGCAAGAACAAGAAGCTGTGGGCCGACCAGGGCGTAAAGATCACCTACACGCACTTCATCGCGTGGGCGGTGGCGCGCGGGCTTCGCGAGCACCCCAAGCTGAACGCCAGCTACGGGAACCACGAGGTGATCTACCGCGCCGACGTGAACCTGGGCATCGCGGTGGCGCTGGACCACGGGCTGATCGTGCCCGTCATCAAGCAGGCCGACGAACTCTCGCTGGTGGGGCTGGCCAAGCGCCTGAACGACATCGCCACGCGGGCGCGCAACAAGCAGCTGAAGCCCGACGAGATCCAGGGCGGCACGTTCACCATCACCAACCCCGGCATCTTCGGCACCACGATCGGGTTCCCGATCATCAGCCAGCCGCAGGTGGCCATCCTGGGCGTCGGCGGGGTGGAGATGCGCCCCGCCGTGGTGACCGACGAGTACGGCAACCACGCCATCGTGCCCCGCAAGCGCGGGTACATCTCGCTGGGCTACGACCACCGCCTGGTGAACGGCGCCGACGGCGACCAGTTCCTGGCTCGCGTCAAGCAGCTCCTGGAAACCTTTCCCGAGCAGGCGTAG
- a CDS encoding ABC transporter ATP-binding protein: protein MIEFLDLTKAYGGFVAVRGLSLAVRPGEVYALLGANGAGKTTALRCLATLLAPTSGTARIAGFDAREQPLEVRRRLGFLAASMGLYARLTSRELLRYFARLQGVDEAQLEARIDDVVQRFGIAPFEDKLCGRLSTGQRQRVNIARATVHDPPALVLDEPTLGLDVLSGAAIYDFIAEARQRGRAVLFSTHHMSEVELLADRVGIIAGGRLAAEGTVREVVAASGEENLARAFLKIAREAA, encoded by the coding sequence TTGATCGAATTCCTCGACCTCACCAAGGCCTACGGCGGCTTCGTCGCGGTGCGCGGGCTTTCGCTCGCCGTGCGCCCGGGCGAGGTGTACGCGCTGCTGGGGGCCAACGGGGCGGGGAAGACCACGGCCCTGCGCTGCCTGGCCACGCTGCTGGCGCCCACCTCGGGAACGGCGCGCATCGCGGGCTTCGACGCGCGCGAGCAGCCGCTGGAGGTGCGCCGCCGGCTGGGCTTTCTGGCCGCCTCCATGGGGCTGTATGCCCGGCTGACCTCGCGCGAGCTGCTTCGCTACTTCGCACGGCTGCAGGGAGTGGACGAGGCGCAGCTGGAGGCGCGGATTGACGACGTGGTGCAGCGGTTCGGCATCGCGCCGTTCGAGGACAAGCTGTGCGGCCGGCTTTCCACCGGGCAGCGCCAGCGGGTGAACATCGCCCGCGCCACCGTGCACGATCCCCCCGCCCTGGTGCTCGACGAGCCCACGCTGGGGCTCGACGTGCTGAGCGGGGCCGCCATCTACGACTTCATCGCCGAGGCGCGCCAGCGGGGGCGTGCCGTGCTCTTCAGCACCCACCACATGAGCGAGGTGGAGCTGCTGGCCGACCGCGTGGGCATCATCGCCGGCGGTCGGCTGGCGGCGGAGGGCACGGTGCGCGAGGTGGTGGCGGCGAGCGGCGAAGAGAACCTGGCGCGCGCCTTCCTCAAGATCGCGCGGGAGGCGGCGTGA
- a CDS encoding 2-oxo acid dehydrogenase subunit E2, producing MVTDEYGNHAIVPRKRGYISLGYDHRLVNGADGDPFLARVKQLLETFPEQA from the coding sequence GTGGTGACCGACGAGTACGGCAACCACGCCATCGTGCCCCGCAAGCGCGGGTACATCTCGCTAGGCTACGACCACCGCCTGGTGAACGGCGCCGACGGCGACCCGTTCCTGGCCCGCGTCAAGCAGCTCCTGGAGACCTTCCCCGAGCAGGCCTGA
- a CDS encoding S41 family peptidase: protein MKSIGFLALGAALSACATAAPPADAPSSTPARLDPAVALATFDSAWSSVNRTFWDTTFYGVNWPAVRDSLRPRAQQATSNAELRRVITAMLDELGQSHFNVIPGEASESLRAAGSAREGQPGDAGMEVRYVNGRVLVTRVVPGGAADAAGIRTGWTVEAAGAMTAQRVADAVQRLSGTMDARRVAYMAAGGVGATLHGTAGDTVQVKLTDGEGRTVERALVLRELRGQMARFGNLPPMEVRVEQDTLRASGRTIGVIGFNIWLPAAIPALDRAVDELRGTDGIVIDLRGNPGGLGGMAPGWAGHFVDRRDTLGTMITRRDRLEFVINPRRVNAAGQRVQPFAGPVAILTDEMTASTSEIFAGGLQALGRARVFGATSSGQALPSLMPRLPNGDVLLHAIADMIGPGGVRWEGPGVVPDTPAPVTREALLAGRDPALDAAVAWIVEQNSRR from the coding sequence ATGAAATCGATCGGATTCCTGGCGCTGGGCGCCGCCCTTTCCGCCTGCGCCACGGCCGCGCCCCCCGCTGACGCGCCCTCGTCCACTCCCGCGCGGCTGGACCCCGCGGTGGCCCTGGCCACCTTTGACAGCGCCTGGTCGTCGGTGAACCGGACCTTCTGGGACACCACCTTCTACGGGGTGAACTGGCCCGCCGTGCGCGACTCGCTGCGCCCGCGCGCGCAGCAGGCCACCAGCAACGCCGAGCTTCGCCGCGTGATCACGGCGATGCTGGACGAGCTGGGCCAGTCGCACTTCAACGTGATCCCGGGCGAGGCCAGCGAGTCGCTGCGCGCCGCCGGTTCCGCTCGTGAGGGCCAGCCGGGCGACGCGGGGATGGAAGTGCGCTATGTGAACGGCCGCGTGCTGGTGACTCGCGTGGTCCCCGGCGGCGCCGCCGACGCGGCGGGCATCCGCACCGGGTGGACGGTGGAGGCGGCGGGCGCGATGACGGCCCAGCGCGTGGCCGACGCGGTCCAGCGGCTGAGCGGTACGATGGACGCCCGGCGCGTGGCGTACATGGCGGCCGGGGGCGTGGGCGCCACGCTCCATGGCACCGCGGGTGACACGGTGCAGGTGAAGCTGACGGACGGCGAGGGCCGCACGGTGGAGCGCGCGCTGGTGCTGCGCGAGCTGCGCGGGCAGATGGCACGCTTCGGCAACCTGCCGCCCATGGAGGTGCGGGTGGAGCAGGACACCCTTCGCGCCTCAGGGCGCACCATCGGGGTGATCGGCTTCAACATCTGGCTTCCCGCGGCCATCCCGGCGCTGGACCGGGCCGTGGACGAGCTGCGCGGCACGGACGGCATCGTCATCGACCTGCGCGGCAACCCCGGCGGCCTGGGCGGCATGGCGCCGGGATGGGCGGGGCACTTCGTGGACCGGCGCGACACGCTGGGCACCATGATCACCCGGCGCGACCGGCTGGAGTTCGTCATCAACCCGCGCCGGGTGAACGCGGCCGGGCAGCGGGTGCAGCCCTTCGCCGGACCCGTGGCCATCCTCACGGACGAGATGACGGCCAGCACCTCGGAGATCTTCGCCGGCGGGCTGCAGGCGCTGGGGCGGGCGCGGGTGTTCGGCGCCACCTCGTCGGGGCAGGCGCTCCCCTCGCTGATGCCGCGGCTGCCCAACGGCGACGTGCTCCTTCACGCCATTGCCGACATGATCGGCCCGGGCGGCGTGCGCTGGGAGGGTCCCGGCGTCGTGCCCGACACGCCGGCGCCGGTGACCCGCGAGGCGCTGCTGGCGGGGCGCGACCCGGCCCTGGACGCCGCGGTCGCCTGGATCGTGGAACAGAACTCACGCCGCTGA